From one Callithrix jacchus isolate 240 chromosome 2, calJac240_pri, whole genome shotgun sequence genomic stretch:
- the CLDN3 gene encoding claudin-3 — translation MSMGLEITGTALAVLGWLGTIVCCALPMWRVTAFIGSNIITSQTIWEGLWMNCVVQSTGQMQCKVYDSLLALPQDLQAARALIVVAILLAAFGLLVALVGAQCTNCVQDDTAKAKITIVAGVLFLLAALLTLVPVSWSANTIIRDFYNPLVPEAQKREMGAGLYVGWAAAALQLLGGALLCCSCPPREKKYTPTKVVYSGPRSSGPGPSMGTAYDRKDYV, via the coding sequence ATGTCCATGGGCCTGGAGATCACGGGCACCGCGCTGGCCGTGCTGGGCTGGCTGGGCACCATCGTGTGCTGCGCGCTGCCCATGTGGCGCGTGACGGCCTTCATCGGCAGCAACATCATCACGTCGCAGACCATCTGGGAGGGCCTGTGGATGAACTGCGTGGTGCAGAGCACCGGCCAGATGCAGTGCAAGGTGTACGACTCGCTGCTGGCGCTGCCGCAGGACCTGCAGGCGGCCCGCGCCCTCATCGTGGTGGCCATCCTGCTGGCCGCCTTCGGGCTGCTCGTGGCGCTGGTGGGCGCCCAGTGCACCAACTGCGTGCAGGACGACACGGCCAAGGCCAAGATCACCATCGTGGCGGGCGTGCTGTTCCTGCTGGCCGCCCTGCTCACCCTCGTGCCGGTGTCCTGGTCGGCCAACACCATTATCCGCGACTTCTACAACCCCCTGGTGCCCGAGGCGCAGAAGCGCGAGATGGGAGCGGGCCTGTACGTGGGCTGGGCGGCCGCGGCGCTGCAGCTGTTGGGGGGCGCGCTGCTCTGCTGCTCGTGCCCCCCGCGCGAGAAGAAATACACGCCCACCAAGGTCGTCTACTCCGGCCCGCGCTCCTCCGGCCCAGGACCCAGCATGGGCACAGCCTACGACCGCAAGGACTACGTCTAA